Proteins from a genomic interval of bacterium:
- a CDS encoding electron transfer flavoprotein subunit beta/FixA family protein, whose amino-acid sequence MNIVVCIKQVPDTTDVKIDPKTNTLVREGVESILNPFDSYAVEEALRIKEKLGGKVYAITMGPPQAEAVLREAVSVGVDEVILISDPAFAGADTLATSYALAQAIKKLEGIDLLICGKQAIDGDTAQVGPGIAVHLNLPQIAFVKKIREISPEKIVAERMMEEGFEVVEAALPCIITVVKDINEPRLPSLRGKMAAKKTEIPVWKADDIGAEKDLIGLKGSPTVVKQIFAPPRKTGGKIFTGEPAEVVNEFMEMAKEFKLIQ is encoded by the coding sequence ATGAACATTGTTGTTTGCATCAAACAGGTGCCTGACACAACAGATGTTAAAATAGACCCCAAAACAAATACTCTTGTCAGGGAAGGGGTTGAAAGTATATTAAATCCGTTTGATTCATATGCAGTAGAAGAAGCATTGAGAATCAAAGAAAAACTTGGCGGTAAGGTTTATGCAATTACAATGGGGCCGCCTCAGGCCGAAGCAGTGCTCAGAGAAGCTGTATCTGTGGGAGTGGATGAAGTTATTTTAATAAGCGATCCGGCTTTTGCAGGTGCGGATACTCTTGCAACTTCTTATGCACTTGCACAGGCAATTAAAAAACTGGAAGGAATTGATTTACTCATCTGCGGAAAACAGGCTATAGACGGAGACACAGCTCAGGTAGGGCCCGGTATTGCAGTACATCTTAATCTGCCTCAAATAGCATTTGTGAAAAAGATAAGGGAAATCTCTCCTGAAAAAATAGTTGCAGAGAGAATGATGGAAGAGGGCTTTGAAGTAGTTGAAGCAGCTTTGCCGTGCATTATTACAGTTGTAAAAGATATTAATGAACCCAGGCTTCCGTCATTAAGAGGAAAGATGGCTGCTAAAAAGACGGAGATTCCTGTGTGGAAGGCTGATGACATAGGCGCTGAAAAAGATTTAATAGGCTTGAAAGGTTCTCCTACAGTTGTTAAACAGATATTTGCTCCTCCGAGAAAAACCGGCGGCAAAATCTTTACCGGAGAACCTGCAGAAGTTGTAAATGAATTTATGGAAATGGCAAAAGAGTTTAAACTGATTCAGTAA